One genomic window of Candidatus Kuenenia stuttgartiensis includes the following:
- a CDS encoding IS1634 family transposase: MATIQSKNSRGYKYWYIVESRRVNGKPRPIVLAYLGKADDLLKQLQGLTEKLRLKSYSHGAVAALLSVANALDVPSVINKYIKSPRQYCAKKPVRNNLTAGSTLLLGAVGRVCVPTSKRGWWDWAKTTTAEYLLRHSLSKIDSQHFWDLMDALPEESIAEIERELIEKTFKTYNLQSDTLFFDTTNFFTYIDTTNLRCTIARRGKNKQKRYDLRQVGLAMVVTRNDMIPLFHHTYQGNMADAKVFSAVLETIKDRMTGLGFDSKKHTIVFDRGNNSMDNMAIVERLALHYVGALTPYHHKQLVGDAMCNFREYDVDGSKIQVYHDKRVIWGQERTVVVFISEKLKVGQLRGMSQSLEKAEHQLKLLQQHLCNPKGKMRDKEGLEDTIRSVVKCQFAKDVIDWSLKEVSEGKFQLNFSIDQKKLEEIEGELGFRILMTDHHDWDTADIIKAYYGQSKIEHAFRNLKNPYHLALKPQFHWTDQKIRVHFFICVLGYLMAAIVWYQAKAHAQFSGTLDTLLDTLNNIRLSAMLEETKARGRVKATYKLEEMSDKESLLMNALGIMDFHKHRLKLQGLSVYN; encoded by the coding sequence ATGGCTACCATTCAATCTAAAAACTCCAGAGGTTATAAATATTGGTATATTGTCGAATCGCGGCGCGTTAACGGCAAGCCCAGGCCCATCGTCCTGGCCTATCTTGGCAAGGCAGACGATTTATTAAAACAACTGCAAGGTCTTACCGAAAAATTACGGCTCAAATCTTATTCACATGGCGCGGTAGCCGCATTGCTAAGTGTGGCCAATGCCCTGGACGTCCCTTCCGTGATTAATAAATATATAAAGTCGCCACGGCAGTATTGTGCTAAAAAACCTGTTCGAAATAATCTGACCGCCGGAAGTACCCTCTTGTTGGGTGCCGTGGGGAGAGTGTGTGTGCCTACCAGCAAAAGAGGATGGTGGGATTGGGCAAAGACGACTACTGCCGAATACTTACTCAGACACAGCTTGAGTAAAATAGACAGTCAGCATTTCTGGGATTTGATGGATGCACTTCCTGAAGAATCCATTGCAGAAATCGAGCGCGAATTAATTGAAAAGACATTTAAAACATACAACCTTCAAAGCGACACACTGTTTTTTGATACAACCAATTTTTTCACGTATATCGACACAACTAATCTGCGATGCACTATTGCCCGGCGGGGGAAAAACAAACAAAAGCGATACGATCTCAGGCAGGTCGGGTTGGCGATGGTCGTTACACGTAACGACATGATACCGTTGTTTCACCATACCTATCAGGGGAACATGGCGGATGCAAAGGTGTTCAGCGCGGTTCTTGAGACGATAAAAGACAGGATGACCGGATTAGGTTTCGACAGCAAAAAGCACACTATTGTTTTTGATCGTGGAAACAATTCCATGGACAATATGGCTATTGTAGAGAGATTGGCATTGCATTACGTTGGAGCGCTTACACCGTATCATCACAAGCAGTTGGTAGGGGATGCCATGTGTAATTTCAGGGAATATGACGTTGACGGCAGTAAGATACAGGTGTACCATGACAAACGGGTTATTTGGGGGCAGGAAAGAACCGTTGTCGTATTTATTTCCGAGAAATTAAAGGTTGGGCAATTAAGGGGAATGTCTCAGTCTCTGGAAAAGGCAGAACATCAGTTAAAGCTCTTACAGCAGCATCTGTGTAATCCAAAGGGAAAGATGCGGGACAAAGAGGGTCTGGAGGATACGATAAGAAGTGTAGTGAAATGTCAATTTGCGAAGGATGTTATCGATTGGTCGTTAAAAGAGGTATCTGAAGGCAAGTTTCAATTGAATTTTTCAATCGACCAGAAAAAGCTCGAAGAAATAGAAGGGGAACTGGGGTTCAGGATTCTTATGACAGACCATCACGATTGGGATACCGCGGACATTATAAAAGCCTACTATGGGCAATCAAAAATTGAACATGCCTTTAGAAATCTCAAGAACCCCTATCACCTTGCTTTAAAACCGCAATTTCACTGGACGGATCAGAAAATCAGGGTGCATTTTTTTATTTGCGTCCTCGGATACCTAATGGCGGCGATTGTGTGGTATCAGGCAAAAGCGCACGCACAATTTAGTGGAACGTTAGATACCCTGTTAGACACCCTTAATAATATAAGGCTTTCTGCTATGCTTGAAGAAACAAAGGCCAGAGGGAGAGTTAAGGCTACCTACAAATTGGAAGAAATGTCCGACAAGGAATCTCTGTTGATGAATGCGTTAGGCATTATGGATTTCCACAAACATCGGCTGAAACTTCAAGGACTCAGTGTATACAATTGA
- a CDS encoding DUF2945 domain-containing protein has translation MEHSFKIGDHVKWNSEAGYVSGKIIKIHTTDFDYKGYTHHASKEDPQYAIQSDKTDHIAVHKGKALTKLSKS, from the coding sequence ATGGAACACTCATTTAAAATAGGCGACCATGTAAAATGGAATTCTGAAGCCGGATATGTATCAGGCAAGATTATAAAAATACATACCACCGATTTTGATTACAAGGGCTACACACATCACGCCTCCAAAGAAGACCCCCAATATGCCATCCAAAGCGATAAGACTGACCATATTGCAGTGCATAAAGGAAAAGCACTTACGAAATTGAGTAAATCCTAA
- a CDS encoding molybdopterin-dependent oxidoreductase, which translates to MSYHLISTIHLAWEMNHGPLSVVYGAPLRLRVENQLGYKTVKWIE; encoded by the coding sequence ATTTCCTATCATCTCATCTCAACCATCCATCTGGCTTGGGAAATGAATCATGGACCGCTCTCTGTAGTATATGGCGCCCCTTTAAGACTGCGTGTAGAAAATCAGTTAGGTTATAAAACGGTAAAATGGATTGAATGA
- a CDS encoding transposase: MAYSIKGAYYHLLSCANERRDILRDNDDRVLFLKTLGNMSDRFEVEVYAYVLMDNPYHLLHEKIFVTALFWVLRSLLTV, from the coding sequence ATGGCGTATAGCATTAAAGGAGCTTATTATCACCTCTTATCGTGCGCCAATGAGAGAAGAGATATTTTGCGGGACAATGATGATCGTGTTTTATTTCTGAAAACTTTAGGAAATATGTCGGACAGGTTTGAGGTTGAGGTTTACGCCTATGTTCTTATGGATAATCCTTATCATTTGCTACATGAGAAGATTTTCGTCACGGCCTTATTTTGGGTTCTCAGAAGTTTGCTGACCGTATAA
- a CDS encoding glycine betaine ABC transporter substrate-binding protein, with the protein MKTYFFVIYLFLCNAVFAYLFPLTAYSSTPKIKIGSKKFTESVILGEIVNHLLKSTGEQPIYLRELGGTRVLWNALLKCEIDIYPEYTGTISEEILAGEEVRSEEEIRQALIKRGIKMTDALGFNNTYAIGMKEEVAEKLKIRKISDLQRHPDLKFGFGNEFMDRGDGWPILRRHYNLPQQNVRGLDHDLAYRGLEKGIIQAIDTYSTDAKIRYYNLRLLEDDMNHFPAYNAVILYRSDLEERAPHVVTVLKKIENKISRLEMVKMNFRANMEMIPENRIAADFLSESLSLETESYEETAISRLLRLTTEHLYLVTISLSAAILTSIPLGIVSAKRTTLGQIILAIVGVLQTIPSLALLVFMIPLLGIGGPPAITALFLYSLLPIVRNTYTGLHDIPSHIRESAEALGLPPGARLRLVELPMASRSILAGIKTSAVINVGTATLGALIGAGGYGQLILTGIRLDNISLILQGAVPAAVLALIVQGGFEALERFFVPKGLRLKPTV; encoded by the coding sequence ATGAAAACATACTTTTTTGTCATATACTTGTTTTTATGCAACGCTGTCTTTGCATATCTCTTTCCACTTACAGCATATAGTTCCACTCCTAAGATCAAAATTGGCTCAAAAAAGTTCACTGAATCTGTAATATTGGGAGAGATAGTGAATCATCTGTTAAAAAGTACCGGAGAACAGCCCATTTACCTGCGAGAACTGGGAGGCACACGTGTATTGTGGAATGCTTTATTAAAATGTGAAATTGATATTTACCCTGAATATACAGGTACGATTAGTGAAGAAATTCTGGCAGGTGAGGAAGTACGCAGTGAGGAGGAGATCCGGCAAGCCTTAATCAAACGTGGGATTAAGATGACAGATGCATTAGGTTTTAACAATACCTACGCTATCGGAATGAAGGAAGAAGTTGCAGAAAAATTAAAAATTCGAAAGATCTCAGACTTGCAACGCCACCCTGATTTGAAATTTGGTTTTGGAAATGAGTTCATGGACAGGGGCGACGGATGGCCAATCCTGCGCAGGCATTACAACCTACCTCAGCAAAATGTAAGAGGCTTGGATCATGATCTTGCCTACCGTGGCTTGGAAAAAGGCATTATTCAGGCGATTGATACCTATTCAACAGACGCCAAAATCCGGTATTATAATCTGCGTTTATTAGAGGACGACATGAATCATTTTCCCGCTTACAATGCCGTAATCCTGTATCGGTCTGATTTAGAAGAACGCGCTCCGCATGTTGTTACTGTTCTAAAAAAGATCGAAAATAAAATTTCTAGATTAGAAATGGTCAAAATGAATTTTCGTGCCAATATGGAAATGATACCGGAAAATCGGATAGCTGCAGACTTCTTATCGGAAAGTTTATCTCTGGAAACTGAATCTTATGAGGAAACTGCTATTAGCCGCCTATTACGCCTTACCACAGAACATCTTTATTTGGTCACAATTTCGTTATCAGCAGCCATTTTAACTTCAATACCACTGGGTATTGTCTCTGCGAAGCGAACAACATTGGGACAAATTATCCTTGCTATTGTTGGTGTTCTCCAGACCATTCCGTCACTGGCCCTTCTTGTCTTTATGATTCCGTTACTGGGTATTGGCGGACCTCCGGCCATTACGGCACTTTTTCTCTATAGTCTCCTGCCAATTGTACGGAATACATACACAGGTCTTCATGATATTCCTTCACATATTCGAGAATCTGCAGAGGCACTTGGGCTTCCACCGGGAGCGCGGCTTAGGTTGGTGGAATTGCCAATGGCGTCGCGATCTATTTTAGCAGGCATTAAGACGTCAGCTGTGATTAATGTGGGAACGGCAACATTAGGTGCACTTATAGGCGCCGGTGGTTATGGGCAATTAATTCTTACCGGTATTCGATTAGATAATATTTCACTCATCCTACAGGGGGCGGTACCGGCAGCCGTACTTGCTCTGATAGTACAAGGTGGTTTTGAGGCTTTGGAGAGATTTTTTGTGCCAAAAGGTCTGCGTTTGAAACCTACGGTTTGA
- a CDS encoding ATP-binding cassette domain-containing protein, protein MIKMQNVSKIFGQTRALKSIDLTIPACLTTVLIGPSGCGKSTILRLIIGLLQADSGSIYFEETKIIPEVVITLRRKMGYVIQGGGLFPHLTAYDNIALMARYMGWDNERIRKRLNELTELTHFPSDGLHRFPVQLSGGQQQRVSLMRALMLDPDVLLLDEPLGALDPMIRADLQVDLKRIFQALGKTVVLVTHDIAEAGFFGNVITLLRDGKILQKGTLEDLVQSPADSFVTCFINAQRSPLEVMRKDF, encoded by the coding sequence ATGATTAAAATGCAGAATGTTTCAAAAATTTTTGGTCAAACCAGAGCGCTAAAATCCATTGATTTAACCATTCCGGCCTGCCTAACAACTGTATTGATTGGTCCAAGTGGCTGTGGAAAATCTACAATACTTCGGCTGATCATAGGCCTTTTACAAGCGGATAGCGGATCTATATATTTTGAGGAAACTAAAATTATTCCTGAGGTTGTGATTACCTTAAGAAGAAAGATGGGTTACGTTATCCAGGGGGGAGGCCTTTTTCCGCACCTTACTGCGTATGACAATATAGCATTGATGGCACGCTACATGGGATGGGATAATGAACGTATAAGAAAACGATTGAACGAACTAACCGAACTGACGCATTTTCCTTCTGACGGACTTCATCGTTTTCCAGTACAACTTTCCGGTGGCCAACAGCAACGGGTGAGCTTGATGCGCGCACTAATGTTGGACCCTGACGTACTTCTGTTAGATGAACCCCTTGGCGCCCTTGATCCGATGATACGGGCCGATCTGCAGGTTGATTTGAAAAGGATCTTCCAGGCACTTGGTAAAACAGTTGTTCTGGTAACTCATGATATAGCAGAAGCCGGATTTTTCGGCAATGTTATTACCTTACTACGGGATGGAAAAATTTTACAGAAAGGCACACTCGAAGATCTCGTACAATCACCGGCCGATTCATTTGTTACTTGCTTTATAAATGCTCAGCGAAGTCCTTTGGAAGTTATGAGAAAGGACTTCTAA
- a CDS encoding NADH-quinone oxidoreductase subunit N — protein sequence MTPIEFQSILPLIIVAAAPIIIMLVASVKRSHLFVNIFSLVAFALALISVILVSNLAPVTIVPLFIFDKFSFFYIGLILSASFLVTLLSFGYFEQYEGDKEEFYILLFIATLGSSLLVASIDFISFFLGLEILSVSLYVLISYFRTNENGLEGGIKYLVLAATSAAFLLFGMALVYSGLGTMAFNQFTSRISSPDTNLILAVTGFSMIIIGVGFKLALVPFHLWTPDVYQGAPAPVTAFIATVSKGGMFALMLRLFVEINVHQYPSLILTFTIIAAASMLIGNLLAIRQNNIKRILAYSSIAHLGYVLVAFLATGSLGIQAVTFYLVAYFITTLGAFGVVTVLSVKDHEAEDIKEYEGLFWSHPVIAAVFTVMLFSLAGIPLTIGFISKYYVLAAGINSSLWFLVIVLVVSSAVGLYYYLRIITAMYRQVVESYDKSLKIKISFPLSGGIALTILTVLLIWYGIFPSALITAIQSIINIKLGSGI from the coding sequence GTGACCCCGATTGAGTTTCAATCAATATTACCCTTAATTATAGTTGCAGCCGCACCTATAATAATAATGCTTGTTGCTTCAGTTAAGCGAAGCCATTTGTTTGTGAATATATTCAGCTTAGTCGCATTCGCATTAGCTTTAATTTCGGTAATTTTAGTTTCAAATTTGGCTCCGGTTACAATAGTACCACTATTTATTTTTGATAAATTTTCTTTTTTTTACATCGGACTTATCCTGTCGGCAAGTTTTCTTGTTACTCTTTTATCATTCGGTTACTTTGAACAATATGAAGGTGATAAGGAAGAATTTTATATTTTGCTTTTCATTGCTACATTGGGTTCCTCATTGCTTGTCGCAAGCATAGATTTTATTTCATTTTTTTTAGGATTGGAAATTTTAAGTGTTTCTCTTTATGTACTGATCTCATATTTCCGCACTAATGAAAATGGATTGGAAGGAGGCATAAAATATCTGGTGCTTGCTGCAACATCTGCAGCATTTTTGCTATTCGGAATGGCGCTTGTTTACAGCGGATTAGGAACAATGGCTTTCAATCAATTTACAAGTAGAATTTCTTCACCCGATACCAATTTGATATTAGCGGTCACCGGTTTTTCAATGATCATAATCGGCGTCGGTTTCAAATTGGCATTAGTACCATTTCATCTCTGGACGCCGGATGTTTACCAGGGTGCACCCGCACCTGTTACGGCATTTATTGCAACTGTTTCTAAGGGTGGTATGTTTGCATTGATGTTGCGTCTTTTCGTTGAGATAAACGTACATCAATATCCTTCTCTGATCTTAACATTCACAATAATAGCTGCTGCATCTATGTTGATAGGCAACCTTTTGGCAATCCGGCAAAATAATATAAAACGAATTTTGGCGTATTCATCTATCGCACATCTTGGTTACGTGCTTGTTGCGTTTTTAGCCACCGGAAGTTTAGGAATTCAGGCTGTTACATTTTATTTGGTTGCGTACTTTATTACTACCCTGGGTGCATTCGGAGTTGTTACGGTACTGTCTGTTAAAGATCATGAAGCAGAAGACATTAAGGAATATGAAGGATTGTTCTGGTCGCATCCTGTAATTGCTGCAGTTTTTACTGTGATGCTTTTTTCTTTAGCGGGAATTCCACTCACGATTGGTTTTATTAGTAAATATTATGTACTGGCGGCGGGAATTAATTCATCGCTCTGGTTTTTGGTGATCGTGCTTGTTGTCAGCAGTGCTGTAGGATTATACTATTACTTAAGAATAATTACCGCTATGTACAGACAAGTTGTTGAATCATATGATAAGTCTTTAAAGATAAAAATTTCTTTTCCATTGAGCGGCGGAATTGCATTAACAATTCTGACCGTATTGTTAATCTGGTACGGAATATTTCCTTCAGCATTGATTACCGCCATTCAGTCAATTATAAATATTAAATTAGGTTCAGGAATTTAA
- the nuoM gene encoding NADH-quinone oxidoreductase subunit M: protein MILAWLIIILMIGGLLAWLVGKWSSYACRWISLITLIIDFIIIISIWISYSANISISRAPVWLIELNTEWIPQFGINFHLALDGLSLILVALTIFLGIISVITSWKEITERIGFFHFNILWILAGISGVFLALDLFLFYFFWEVMLIPMYFLIGIWGHENRIYAAFKFFLFTQASGLLMFLAILVLYFIHGKATGIYTFDYMQLLGTILSPTVSFILMCGFLIAFLVKLPAVPFHAWLPDAHTEAPTAGSVILAGLLLKTGAYGLLRFVIPLFPSSAAAISPYAMFFGAIGILYGAKLAFAQTDFKRLVAYTSVSHMGFILIGAFAFNVLAFQGVVMQILAHGITTGALFVLAGTMQERLHIRDINKMGGLWQLVPRMAGVGLLFSLASLGLPGLGNFIAEFLILAGSYQANAGLTIFAAFGLIASTIYALRIMQKVFYGKREKEWKISDFGIREMIMMGAMIIVIAWLGIYPQTFLTTTKYSIENIIQNFKSQTSNTEVLDMNKKDQLQNGNAYNKSIMNNLNSGLSTHAKNRICIMETKRDPD from the coding sequence ATGATCTTAGCATGGCTAATAATTATTTTGATGATTGGCGGGCTGCTTGCCTGGCTTGTTGGCAAATGGAGTAGTTATGCCTGCAGATGGATTTCTCTTATTACGCTAATAATCGATTTTATAATTATTATATCTATATGGATTTCATACTCTGCCAATATTTCAATCTCACGTGCGCCTGTCTGGTTGATAGAATTAAATACGGAGTGGATTCCGCAGTTTGGGATTAATTTTCACTTAGCACTTGATGGTTTAAGCTTAATCCTTGTTGCACTTACTATTTTTCTCGGAATTATCTCAGTCATTACTTCATGGAAAGAAATTACAGAACGAATTGGTTTCTTTCACTTCAATATACTTTGGATTCTGGCTGGAATATCCGGAGTATTTCTTGCGCTGGACTTATTCTTATTTTATTTTTTCTGGGAAGTAATGCTAATCCCAATGTACTTCCTTATCGGAATATGGGGGCATGAAAATAGAATTTATGCTGCTTTTAAATTCTTTCTCTTTACGCAGGCAAGTGGTTTGTTGATGTTCCTTGCCATTCTTGTCCTTTATTTTATACATGGAAAAGCTACGGGCATTTATACTTTTGATTATATGCAATTGCTTGGAACGATCTTGAGCCCGACCGTCTCTTTCATTTTAATGTGTGGGTTCTTAATCGCATTTTTAGTTAAGCTCCCTGCCGTTCCGTTTCACGCATGGTTGCCTGATGCTCACACGGAGGCTCCGACAGCCGGAAGTGTTATACTTGCAGGTTTACTGTTAAAAACCGGTGCATACGGATTGTTAAGATTTGTTATTCCGTTATTCCCGTCATCTGCTGCTGCAATTTCTCCCTATGCAATGTTCTTCGGAGCTATCGGAATTTTATACGGGGCTAAACTTGCTTTTGCACAAACTGATTTTAAACGATTAGTGGCATACACAAGTGTAAGTCATATGGGGTTTATACTCATCGGTGCTTTTGCGTTTAATGTGCTCGCGTTTCAAGGTGTAGTTATGCAAATATTAGCACACGGAATCACCACCGGCGCATTATTCGTACTTGCCGGCACAATGCAGGAACGTTTACATATAAGAGATATAAACAAGATGGGAGGTCTTTGGCAGTTAGTTCCCAGGATGGCAGGCGTTGGTCTTTTGTTTTCATTAGCTTCACTTGGTTTACCGGGGCTGGGAAATTTTATAGCTGAGTTTTTAATTCTTGCCGGATCTTACCAGGCGAATGCTGGTTTGACAATCTTTGCTGCATTTGGACTGATCGCTTCAACAATATATGCTTTGAGAATTATGCAAAAAGTTTTTTATGGCAAGAGAGAAAAGGAATGGAAGATAAGTGATTTTGGTATTCGTGAAATGATTATGATGGGTGCAATGATTATTGTTATTGCATGGCTTGGCATTTATCCTCAGACTTTTTTAACTACTACTAAGTATTCGATAGAAAACATCATTCAGAATTTCAAATCTCAAACATCAAACACTGAAGTTTTAGATATGAATAAAAAGGATCAACTTCAAAATGGAAATGCTTATAACAAATCTATTATGAATAACCTGAATTCTGGATTATCGACTCATGCCAAAAATCGAATCTGCATAATGGAGACTAAACGTGACCCCGATTGA
- the nuoL gene encoding NADH-quinone oxidoreductase subunit L, producing the protein MLNLLWLIPAIPFLGFLLLAIFGGRINRSSVAWIGVGSVALPAILSILIGINFISSPPPNNRFDQTLWIWMSTSGFNPGIAFHLDGLSLIFIFAITFVGFLIHLYSAEFMKDDEGYSRFFAYMNLFIGSMVTLVLADNLLLLYLGWEGVGLCSYLLIGFWYKEPENVYAANKAFIVTRIGDTAMAIGLFLLVKHFNTLNIQDILQLASANWTVGSSLAVLIAFLLLGGALGKSAQLPLQTWLPDAMAGPSPVSALIHAATMVTAGVYLIARTHTLFELAPVAQSAVAIIGALTLSIAGFSALTQTDIKRVLAYSTISQIGYMFLALGIGAWAAGIFHFMIHAFFKSLLFLAAGVVINALHHEHNMFKMGGLRKKLPVTYWTFLIASASLAALPLITAGFYSKDAIIWYTWSSDKGSPWLWLIAIIGAFITSIYTFRMVFVTFFGEQKTHVSHKPGNRIKITLIVLAVLSILGGFIEMPETLGGFAPFSSLLKSVLPVVTLKMEGDGMELLFQILTALLAIAGVFLAYQFYLKNSKATERFKETAISQFLFNGWGFDWLYDRIFVSPAIFFARIDKNDFIDKVYSFIAWLSIVLNKILVVSQNGQLRRYAMAIVIGAVIIFTIVVAI; encoded by the coding sequence ACAGATCTTCTGTTGCATGGATTGGTGTTGGCTCGGTTGCGCTGCCTGCGATTTTATCAATCCTAATTGGTATTAATTTTATTTCATCACCGCCTCCTAATAACCGTTTCGATCAAACCTTATGGATCTGGATGAGTACTTCCGGTTTTAATCCCGGTATTGCATTTCATCTTGATGGGCTATCGCTAATTTTTATCTTCGCTATTACATTTGTTGGGTTTCTTATTCATCTTTATTCCGCTGAGTTCATGAAAGATGATGAAGGCTATTCAAGATTTTTCGCGTATATGAACTTGTTTATTGGCTCGATGGTAACATTAGTGTTAGCGGATAATCTTCTGTTACTTTATCTCGGATGGGAAGGTGTTGGTCTCTGCAGTTATCTGCTTATCGGCTTCTGGTACAAAGAACCTGAAAATGTTTACGCTGCTAATAAAGCTTTTATTGTTACCCGCATCGGTGATACTGCAATGGCAATCGGGCTGTTTCTGCTCGTTAAACATTTTAATACTTTGAATATTCAAGACATTCTTCAATTAGCATCTGCTAATTGGACTGTCGGATCATCGCTTGCGGTGTTAATAGCATTTCTGCTCCTTGGCGGTGCTCTCGGTAAATCGGCTCAGCTTCCATTACAAACCTGGCTGCCCGATGCAATGGCGGGACCTTCGCCGGTATCCGCACTCATTCATGCCGCTACAATGGTGACTGCCGGTGTTTATTTGATAGCGCGAACTCACACACTTTTTGAATTAGCTCCTGTTGCTCAAAGCGCAGTTGCAATAATCGGGGCTTTAACTCTTTCCATTGCGGGATTCAGCGCATTAACTCAAACTGATATAAAAAGAGTCCTGGCTTATTCAACCATAAGTCAAATTGGATATATGTTTCTTGCTCTCGGTATAGGCGCCTGGGCTGCAGGGATTTTTCATTTTATGATTCATGCGTTTTTCAAATCTCTTCTATTCCTTGCTGCCGGTGTCGTCATCAATGCACTCCATCATGAGCATAACATGTTTAAAATGGGAGGATTGCGCAAGAAACTTCCGGTAACTTATTGGACATTCTTAATTGCATCCGCTTCCCTGGCAGCTTTACCATTAATTACAGCAGGTTTTTACAGTAAGGATGCAATCATCTGGTACACATGGTCAAGCGATAAGGGAAGTCCCTGGCTGTGGCTTATTGCTATAATCGGTGCATTTATTACTTCCATTTATACTTTCAGAATGGTATTCGTTACTTTCTTCGGCGAACAAAAAACTCATGTAAGCCATAAGCCGGGAAACAGAATAAAAATTACGTTGATCGTTTTAGCGGTACTTTCTATTTTAGGCGGATTTATTGAAATGCCGGAAACTTTGGGAGGGTTTGCACCTTTTTCTTCATTGTTAAAATCTGTACTTCCAGTGGTTACGCTTAAAATGGAAGGCGATGGAATGGAATTATTGTTCCAGATATTAACAGCCTTGTTAGCTATTGCCGGGGTTTTTCTTGCTTACCAATTTTATCTGAAAAACTCTAAAGCCACTGAACGTTTTAAGGAGACTGCCATCTCTCAATTTTTATTTAACGGCTGGGGATTTGATTGGCTGTACGATCGCATTTTCGTATCTCCCGCAATCTTCTTTGCAAGGATTGATAAAAATGATTTTATTGATAAAGTTTATTCTTTTATAGCATGGCTTAGCATAGTTTTGAATAAGATTCTTGTAGTATCTCAGAATGGTCAATTACGCAGGTATGCGATGGCAATCGTTATCGGTGCCGTGATAATTTTCACGATTGTGGTGGCAATATGA